In a genomic window of Candidatus Parvarchaeota archaeon:
- a CDS encoding 30S ribosomal protein S27ae, whose amino-acid sequence MADADAKKPQKKKAFKPYGAGRHCPKCGPGTKLAAHKDRSSCGKCGYFEKKQ is encoded by the coding sequence ATGGCTGATGCTGATGCAAAAAAACCACAGAAGAAAAAGGCCTTCAAGCCTTATGGCGCAGGCAGGCATTGCCCTAAATGCGGTCCTGGCACAAAGCTTGCAGCCCACAAGGACAGGTCCTCGTGCGGCAAGTGCGGCTACTTTGAGAAAAAGCAATAG
- a CDS encoding CPBP family intramembrane metalloprotease produces the protein MAQAGIALNAVLAQSLQPTRTGPRAASAATLRKSNRQAFFAPTPLLGVLTFGLALFLAIKLLGIEPASQKLLFVASGAMPLAKVGLMPLALLFAFLCASFASLAFIAFRHGILHALSGAALKLLLSATFYFVQVLAIAAVPLLLLCATAYFLQLKGISGRQLALELGLASPDLRRSSVQGLLLYIFTIAFVVAAGLAISAAGLNDSKNVYLKVSSLPIEALVVAIILSPLAEEIFFRGFLLKRAGMLATSIIFAMGHLAYSSISEILLAFSISVIFCAAYLRWKNLYGLILAHALFNLTSIVIMLALRNYLA, from the coding sequence ATGGCGCAGGCAGGCATTGCCCTAAATGCGGTCCTGGCACAAAGCTTGCAGCCCACAAGGACAGGTCCTCGTGCGGCAAGTGCGGCTACTTTGAGAAAAAGCAATAGGCAGGCTTTTTTTGCGCCAACACCCCTGCTTGGGGTCCTCACATTTGGCCTTGCGCTATTTCTTGCAATCAAGCTGCTTGGCATAGAGCCAGCATCGCAAAAACTGCTTTTTGTTGCAAGCGGCGCAATGCCACTTGCCAAAGTCGGACTTATGCCGCTTGCTCTTCTTTTTGCGTTTCTTTGCGCAAGCTTCGCGTCACTGGCCTTCATTGCCTTCAGGCACGGCATTTTGCACGCCCTTTCAGGCGCCGCACTCAAGCTGCTTCTCTCGGCAACCTTTTACTTTGTCCAGGTGCTTGCAATTGCGGCAGTCCCTCTGCTTTTGCTTTGCGCCACGGCATACTTTTTGCAGCTAAAAGGAATAAGCGGACGACAGCTTGCACTTGAGCTTGGGCTTGCAAGCCCAGACTTGCGCCGCAGCTCTGTTCAGGGCCTGCTTCTCTACATTTTCACAATTGCGTTTGTTGTTGCCGCAGGGCTTGCAATCTCTGCCGCCGGCCTGAATGATTCCAAAAACGTTTACCTCAAAGTTTCAAGCCTCCCTATTGAGGCTCTTGTAGTTGCAATCATCCTCTCTCCGCTAGCCGAGGAAATATTTTTCAGGGGCTTTTTGCTCAAAAGGGCGGGAATGCTTGCAACAAGCATCATATTCGCCATGGGCCATCTTGCCTACTCCTCAATTTCTGAAATCCTGCTTGCCTTTTCAATAAGCGTGATTTTCTGCGCGGCCTATTTGCGCTGGAAAAACCTTTATGGCCTAATCCTGGCCCACGCGCTTTTCAACCTTACCTCAATTGTTATAATGCTGGCCTTGCGAAACTATCTTGCATAA